From a single Desulfobulbaceae bacterium genomic region:
- a CDS encoding iron-sulfur cluster assembly accessory protein, protein MNITITAKANEMLLKNLDSEKFLRVLITKGGCAGLTYGAEIGNALKEGEKIVYQDGAIRIVSDQESLQYLEGLNVDYSDDLIAGGLKLTNSNSGKTCGCGASFSLAGFPVQASGGCNTAK, encoded by the coding sequence ATGAATATTACTATTACCGCAAAAGCCAACGAGATGTTGCTGAAGAACCTTGATTCCGAGAAGTTTTTAAGAGTTTTGATCACTAAGGGAGGTTGTGCGGGGTTAACCTATGGTGCTGAAATTGGCAACGCCTTGAAAGAGGGGGAGAAAATCGTCTACCAGGACGGAGCCATTCGTATCGTTTCTGACCAGGAAAGCCTGCAATATCTTGAAGGGCTCAATGTTGATTATTCTGATGATCTGATTGCCGGGGGGTTGAAGTTGACCAACTCTAATAGTGGAAAAACCTGCGGCTGTGGGGCAAGTTTCAGCCTGGCCGGTTTCCCAGTGCAGGCGAGTGGCGGTTGTAACACCGCCAAGTGA
- a CDS encoding endonuclease III domain-containing protein — translation MPGSNPIQEIYDRLLTFFGPQNWWPGETPFEVMVGAVLTQNTSWTNVEKALTPLKNEGLLSFAALEAMPHELLAEKIRPCGYFNLKTTRLKNLLALIQRDYDGDLDLFLSEETQTLRQTLLSVKGIGPETADSIVLYAANKPTFVVDAYTYRVLSRHGIIAEDEGDYHLIQEIFINSLPLDTALFNEYHALLVQTGKNYCKKTNPKCSDCPLEYLLP, via the coding sequence ATGCCCGGCAGCAACCCCATTCAAGAAATTTACGACCGGCTGCTGACCTTTTTCGGGCCCCAGAACTGGTGGCCCGGCGAAACCCCTTTTGAGGTCATGGTCGGTGCGGTTCTAACCCAGAACACTTCCTGGACTAATGTCGAAAAGGCACTTACACCTCTCAAAAATGAAGGGCTGCTCTCCTTTGCAGCCCTAGAGGCTATGCCCCATGAGTTATTAGCCGAAAAGATCAGACCCTGTGGTTATTTCAACCTCAAAACAACGCGCTTAAAGAACCTCCTGGCCCTAATACAAAGAGATTACGACGGAGATTTGGATCTTTTCCTTAGTGAAGAAACTCAAACGCTACGCCAAACACTGCTCTCTGTAAAAGGAATCGGTCCGGAAACTGCTGATTCAATCGTGCTCTACGCCGCCAATAAGCCAACATTTGTTGTTGATGCTTATACCTACAGAGTTCTCTCCCGCCATGGAATTATTGCCGAAGATGAGGGTGATTATCACCTGATCCAGGAGATTTTTATCAATTCACTTCCCCTCGACACTGCTCTGTTTAACGAGTACCACGCCCTCTTGGTCCAAACCGGCAAAAACTACTGCAAAAAAACTAATCCCAAATGCTCCGATTGTCCTTTAGAGTACCTGCTGCCATGA
- a CDS encoding sel1 repeat family protein, with product MKTVMGFEHRILVQAGLASTHQNLMPTDCNGRLKKMMLLTVACGFFLMGLFFAGPVWSGPSALEVKAQGGDAKAQTDLGQAYERGRKVKKDLKKAAYWYEKAAGQGDADAQRLLGVLYEMGRGVKKDYLKAAQWYEAAANQGQARSQVNLGYLYENGLGVPQDYAKAKEWYEKAVQQKYARGEVSLGLLYEQGLGVETNTAKALAYYMSAAEHDYSRGMFNVGRLYEEGFEGVASDYSKAKFWYEKSAGQGYDPARKKLATLKKPTSRPQKVAIVKVIEPTNEKKLATKVIERAVPVQEAAPDSEPSIPEADQVDNAIAQHMEKSAFDMAEMYFKGADGAPRDYEKAVEWYLQAAEQGDRMAQSRLGLIYTEGLGVQRALSRAAYWFKRSAAESGSQEAQNDLAIMYIEGDGVEKNLVKAADWVTKAAEQGNSTAMNNLGLMYAHGDGVAQDLQKAAYWYEKAAALGEANAQNNLAIMYSKGEGTALDFEKAFDWFTQAAEQGHIDAQNNLGLIYSDGSAGKRDLEKAAFWYQRAAAEQGDAAAQNELGVLYAQGMGVPQDFKKAFNWFLKAAETGHDNAQNNLSIMFTKGDGVPQDLEKAAYWCKKSAEQGNITAQNNLAIMYSNGEGMSKDLGKAVHWFQEAAAQGNVTAQKNLAILFAEGRGVEKDVAQAVYWFEKAAEQDSVSAQNNLAILYTNGDGVPQDFDKAIYWFEKAAAQGDESARMNLAQLKAFSAERQGKEAEAKPGEK from the coding sequence TTGAAAACAGTTATGGGTTTTGAACACAGGATTTTAGTGCAAGCCGGTCTGGCATCGACACATCAGAACCTTATGCCCACTGACTGCAACGGGCGCTTAAAAAAGATGATGCTGTTGACTGTGGCCTGTGGGTTTTTTTTGATGGGTCTCTTTTTTGCTGGACCTGTGTGGTCTGGTCCATCTGCTTTGGAAGTGAAAGCTCAAGGAGGTGACGCCAAGGCGCAGACGGATTTGGGACAGGCCTATGAGCGAGGCCGAAAGGTAAAAAAAGATCTTAAAAAAGCTGCCTATTGGTATGAAAAGGCTGCTGGGCAGGGTGATGCTGATGCCCAGCGACTGCTTGGCGTACTCTATGAAATGGGTCGCGGCGTTAAGAAAGACTATCTGAAGGCAGCCCAGTGGTATGAGGCAGCAGCTAATCAAGGCCAGGCCAGGTCACAGGTGAATTTGGGGTATCTCTACGAAAATGGTTTGGGGGTGCCGCAGGATTATGCAAAGGCTAAAGAGTGGTATGAGAAAGCAGTTCAACAAAAGTATGCCCGGGGCGAAGTGTCTTTAGGGCTGCTTTATGAACAAGGTCTGGGGGTTGAAACGAATACCGCAAAGGCATTAGCATATTATATGAGTGCCGCCGAGCACGACTATAGTCGCGGAATGTTTAATGTTGGGCGTTTGTATGAGGAAGGCTTTGAAGGTGTGGCCAGCGATTACAGTAAGGCCAAGTTCTGGTATGAGAAATCGGCTGGCCAGGGATATGATCCGGCTCGAAAAAAGTTGGCAACCCTCAAGAAGCCAACTTCGCGTCCCCAAAAGGTAGCGATTGTTAAAGTTATTGAACCAACCAACGAGAAAAAACTGGCGACAAAGGTAATTGAACGAGCGGTGCCTGTTCAAGAAGCTGCGCCGGATTCTGAGCCTTCAATACCGGAAGCGGATCAAGTTGACAACGCCATAGCCCAACACATGGAGAAGTCTGCTTTTGATATGGCAGAAATGTATTTCAAGGGCGCAGATGGCGCGCCTCGGGATTATGAGAAAGCGGTTGAATGGTATTTACAGGCGGCCGAACAGGGTGACAGAATGGCTCAAAGCCGCCTTGGTCTCATTTACACAGAAGGACTAGGCGTGCAGAGGGCTTTGTCCAGGGCGGCATACTGGTTTAAACGTTCTGCTGCTGAAAGTGGCAGCCAGGAGGCGCAGAACGATCTTGCCATTATGTATATTGAAGGTGATGGTGTCGAAAAAAATCTTGTAAAGGCCGCAGATTGGGTAACCAAGGCTGCCGAACAAGGCAACTCTACGGCGATGAATAACTTAGGTTTGATGTATGCCCACGGGGATGGTGTTGCTCAGGATCTCCAAAAAGCGGCTTATTGGTATGAAAAGGCCGCAGCACTTGGTGAGGCAAATGCCCAGAACAATCTTGCCATTATGTACAGTAAAGGTGAGGGCACAGCCTTAGATTTTGAAAAGGCCTTTGACTGGTTTACCCAGGCAGCAGAACAGGGCCATATCGATGCCCAGAACAATCTTGGCCTCATCTACTCGGATGGCTCGGCTGGCAAGCGCGATCTTGAAAAAGCGGCTTTCTGGTACCAGAGAGCTGCGGCAGAACAAGGTGATGCCGCCGCACAGAACGAATTGGGTGTTCTCTACGCTCAGGGCATGGGAGTACCGCAAGATTTCAAAAAGGCCTTCAACTGGTTTCTGAAGGCTGCAGAAACGGGGCATGATAACGCTCAAAACAACCTTTCCATAATGTTTACAAAGGGCGATGGTGTTCCGCAGGACTTAGAGAAAGCCGCCTACTGGTGCAAAAAATCAGCGGAACAGGGAAATATTACGGCCCAAAATAATCTGGCCATTATGTACAGTAATGGCGAAGGAATGAGTAAAGATCTTGGTAAGGCCGTTCATTGGTTTCAGGAAGCCGCCGCTCAGGGAAACGTGACCGCCCAGAAAAATTTGGCCATTTTGTTCGCCGAAGGTCGTGGTGTTGAAAAAGACGTGGCTCAAGCTGTGTATTGGTTTGAAAAGGCAGCAGAACAGGACAGCGTCAGTGCTCAAAACAACTTGGCGATTTTGTACACTAATGGCGATGGTGTCCCGCAGGATTTTGACAAGGCTATCTACTGGTTTGAAAAAGCCGCCGCCCAAGGTGATGAATCGGCTCGAATGAACCTGGCCCAACTGAAGGCCTTTTCTGCTGAACGTCAGGGCAAAGAAGCAGAGGCAAAGCCAGGAGAAAAGTAG